The following proteins are co-located in the Microbulbifer sp. VAAF005 genome:
- a CDS encoding DnaJ C-terminal domain-containing protein translates to MAFIKAMEYKDYYKILSLDRSADQAQIKRAYRKLARKYHPDVSKEEGAEEHFKEVNEAYEVLKDPEKRAAYDQLGSGFQSGQDFRPPPNWDQGFEFHGGGYTEADPEAFSDFFESLFGRGGFRQAYGQGQRRSYSAQGENTYARITVDLEDSYRGGTRQVTLKHSVLGADGRPQLRERTLNIKIPKGITEGQQIRLAGQGEPGIGEGKPGDLYLEIAFNPHPLFHTEGKTVYLDLPLAPWEITLGAKVQVPTPDGPIKVTIPANSTNGKKLRLKGRGIPAKQPGDMYIVMQTVTPPATTDIEREAYRQFGDAFNFNPRQSMGG, encoded by the coding sequence TTGGCTTTTATTAAAGCCATGGAATACAAGGACTATTACAAAATACTCAGCCTGGATCGGAGTGCGGATCAGGCACAGATTAAGCGTGCCTATCGAAAATTAGCACGTAAATATCATCCGGATGTCAGTAAAGAGGAGGGCGCCGAAGAACACTTTAAGGAAGTAAATGAGGCCTATGAAGTATTGAAGGACCCAGAGAAGCGAGCTGCTTACGATCAGCTCGGCAGTGGTTTTCAGTCTGGCCAGGATTTCCGACCGCCCCCCAATTGGGACCAGGGTTTTGAGTTTCACGGTGGTGGATATACCGAAGCTGATCCTGAAGCTTTTAGTGACTTCTTTGAAAGCTTGTTTGGCCGCGGCGGGTTTCGTCAGGCTTATGGGCAGGGGCAGCGCCGCTCTTATAGTGCCCAGGGTGAAAATACCTATGCCCGCATCACAGTAGACCTCGAAGATAGTTATCGTGGCGGTACACGCCAAGTAACCTTAAAGCACTCGGTATTGGGTGCAGATGGGCGACCGCAACTGCGTGAGCGCACTCTTAATATAAAAATTCCCAAGGGGATCACTGAAGGGCAACAGATTCGCTTAGCTGGACAGGGTGAGCCTGGCATTGGAGAAGGTAAGCCTGGTGATCTCTACCTGGAAATTGCTTTCAACCCCCATCCCCTTTTCCATACAGAAGGTAAAACGGTTTACCTGGATTTGCCTTTGGCTCCCTGGGAGATAACGCTTGGAGCCAAAGTTCAGGTACCCACTCCCGATGGTCCCATTAAAGTGACCATTCCAGCAAACAGCACCAATGGTAAAAAACTGCGCCTCAAGGGCCGCGGTATCCCGGCAAAGCAGCCGGGGGATATGTATATAGTGATGCAAACTGTTACGCCGCCAGCCACTACTGATATTGAACGCGAGGCATACCGTCAGTTTGGCGACGCATTCAACTTCAATCCGCGTCAGTCCATGGGAGGATAA
- a CDS encoding calcium/sodium antiporter yields the protein MLLAAAAIIAGFIVLVWSADRFVDGAAATAKHCGMPTLLIGMVIVGFGTSAPEMVVSAIAALNGNPGLALGNAYGSNIANTGLILGFSALLIPLSVHSKIVRKELPLLLAITLLSGAFLWNDRLERWEGIVLLFGFFALIGWSIFSAMRNKGDQLEGEVETELEDNPMPLGTAIFWLIAGLVLLIVSSRILVWGAVTIAESLGVSDLVIGLTIVALGTSLPELAATLVAARKGEHDIAIGNVVGSNMFNLLAVVGIAGTIAPMEHVPHEVLSRDWPMVLGLTIALFIFAYGFKGQGRINRWEGSALLMAYLVYTGYLVGTITKAAL from the coding sequence ATGCTTCTCGCCGCTGCTGCCATCATTGCCGGCTTTATTGTGCTGGTCTGGAGTGCCGACCGCTTTGTGGATGGAGCTGCCGCCACGGCCAAACACTGCGGCATGCCCACATTATTAATTGGTATGGTGATCGTCGGCTTTGGCACTTCTGCCCCTGAGATGGTGGTCTCAGCCATTGCCGCATTAAACGGCAACCCAGGCCTGGCCCTGGGTAATGCCTATGGCTCCAATATTGCCAATACCGGTCTGATTCTCGGCTTCAGTGCCCTACTGATCCCCCTCTCAGTCCACTCAAAGATTGTGCGTAAAGAGCTGCCACTGCTGCTGGCAATCACCCTGCTCAGTGGTGCCTTCCTGTGGAATGACCGCTTGGAGCGCTGGGAGGGCATTGTTCTGTTATTCGGTTTCTTCGCCTTGATCGGCTGGAGTATCTTTTCTGCCATGCGCAATAAAGGTGACCAGCTTGAGGGAGAAGTAGAAACTGAGCTGGAAGACAACCCTATGCCGCTCGGAACTGCCATATTTTGGTTGATAGCGGGACTGGTGCTATTGATTGTCAGCTCCCGAATTCTCGTATGGGGAGCAGTCACCATTGCTGAATCTTTGGGGGTTAGTGACCTGGTAATAGGCCTGACTATTGTTGCCCTGGGAACCTCACTGCCGGAACTGGCCGCAACCTTAGTGGCCGCACGAAAAGGTGAGCACGATATCGCCATCGGTAACGTTGTCGGCTCCAATATGTTTAACCTACTGGCAGTAGTCGGTATTGCCGGTACCATCGCTCCCATGGAGCATGTACCACACGAGGTGCTGTCCCGTGACTGGCCGATGGTTCTGGGCCTCACAATCGCCCTGTTTATTTTTGCCTACGGCTTCAAAGGCCAGGGCCGGATCAATCGCTGGGAAGGCTCCGCGCTGCTTATGGCATACCTCGTATATACCGGCTACCTAGTGGGAACCATTACCAAAGCTGCACTCTGA
- a CDS encoding YqiJ family protein: MIFLLQDQNLIFTGALILMFMIALLEGVMTLIGVGISDLLDNLLPDFDVDVPDTGLSGGMTKMLGWLRFGEVPALILLVTFLVSFGVTGLVAQMLIESLVGYLLPGGLLAVAVFFLALPQVRFVGNIMRRFAVGDESEAVERNSFIGRVAIITIGKAEIGSPAEARFSDEYGTTHYVMVEPDESETFNQGDKVLLVEELGAHFRVTRPSSIHLMENN; encoded by the coding sequence ATGATATTTTTATTGCAAGACCAAAACCTGATCTTTACTGGTGCGCTGATTTTAATGTTTATGATAGCGCTTCTTGAAGGCGTCATGACATTGATTGGTGTTGGTATTTCAGATTTACTGGATAATTTATTACCAGATTTTGATGTTGACGTGCCAGATACAGGGTTGTCTGGCGGGATGACTAAGATGCTTGGGTGGTTGCGTTTCGGTGAAGTTCCTGCACTTATACTGTTAGTAACTTTTCTGGTTAGCTTTGGAGTCACCGGCCTAGTAGCCCAAATGCTCATAGAGTCTCTTGTTGGATATTTATTGCCAGGCGGTTTACTTGCTGTGGCAGTCTTTTTTCTTGCGCTACCTCAGGTACGTTTTGTTGGCAACATTATGCGGCGCTTTGCTGTGGGTGATGAATCCGAGGCAGTTGAGAGAAATTCCTTTATTGGCCGTGTAGCTATTATTACGATCGGTAAAGCAGAAATCGGTTCACCAGCAGAAGCACGTTTTAGTGATGAATACGGAACTACACATTATGTGATGGTGGAACCGGATGAAAGTGAAACATTTAATCAGGGGGATAAGGTGTTACTGGTTGAAGAGCTGGGAGCACATTTTCGAGTAACACGCCCCAGCAGTATACATCTTATGGAGAATAACTAA
- a CDS encoding glycerophosphodiester phosphodiesterase family protein — protein MKRSTIGKTVALTALFGLGAIYLPNASWLATAQQGKPILIAHRGVYHTYNRDNLARDVCTAARIHTPQHHYLENTIPSMEAAFSHGADIVEIDVHPTIDGDFAVFHDWTIDCRTDGTGVTREQSRKDLKKLDIGYGYTFDGGKTFPFRGQGVGLLPTLKEVLLHFPSKQFLINIKSNDPTEADRLDNYLRLHQLPINSRLMIYGGDRPIKRIRQLRPNVLAFSKTSAKQCILRYVLLGWSGYFPEACRNSIVVAPNTWRWALWGWPNRYSERVAKANSLVMAVDHKNGKRGLPGIYTPEELSFLPEGYSGAIWIEKIELIGPYLQARQ, from the coding sequence ATGAAGAGAAGCACCATTGGCAAAACCGTCGCGCTAACCGCCCTATTTGGACTCGGTGCAATTTACCTTCCCAATGCCTCTTGGCTGGCGACAGCCCAGCAAGGAAAACCGATCCTGATTGCCCATCGCGGTGTCTACCATACTTACAACCGGGATAATTTAGCCCGTGACGTGTGCACCGCCGCCCGTATCCATACCCCGCAACACCACTACCTGGAAAACACGATTCCCTCTATGGAAGCTGCCTTTTCCCATGGCGCGGACATTGTCGAAATCGACGTCCATCCCACCATTGATGGCGACTTCGCAGTATTTCACGACTGGACCATAGACTGCCGCACGGATGGAACAGGTGTCACCCGGGAACAGTCCAGAAAGGACTTAAAGAAGCTGGATATTGGTTACGGCTATACCTTTGATGGCGGCAAGACATTTCCCTTTCGTGGCCAAGGGGTGGGCTTACTTCCCACTTTAAAAGAAGTCTTACTGCACTTTCCCAGCAAGCAGTTTCTGATCAATATTAAGAGTAATGATCCGACAGAAGCAGACCGATTGGATAACTATCTTCGGCTACACCAATTGCCTATTAATTCCCGGCTTATGATCTACGGCGGCGATCGCCCAATTAAAAGGATACGGCAGCTGCGGCCAAATGTACTGGCCTTCAGCAAAACCAGTGCCAAGCAATGCATTCTGCGCTACGTGCTACTTGGTTGGAGCGGTTATTTCCCCGAGGCTTGCCGAAACAGCATTGTTGTTGCACCCAATACCTGGCGGTGGGCTTTATGGGGTTGGCCCAATCGCTACTCTGAACGAGTGGCCAAAGCCAATAGCTTGGTGATGGCGGTGGACCATAAAAATGGTAAGCGAGGCTTGCCCGGTATTTACACACCGGAAGAACTCAGTTTTCTGCCCGAAGGTTACAGCGGAGCTATTTGGATTGAGAAGATAGAGCTTATTGGTCCATATCTACAAGCAAGGCAATAA
- a CDS encoding flotillin domain-containing protein: MENLEVIGNLPVMVFIAGAVLVALIVIGTIFARLYTRASKERSFVRTGMGGQKVIMNGGALVLPVLHEIIPVNMNTLRLAVSRKEHQALITKDRMRVDVLAEFYLRVKPDVDAIANAAQTLGLRTLDPEALKEMIEGKFVDALRSVAAEMEMAELHEQRSQFVQKVQQVVSEDLLKNGLELEAVSLTGLDQTHKEFFNQDNVFDAEGLASMTRSIETRRKEVNDVEQETMVQIEKKNLEAERQKLEIDKEKRYAHLEQQRELENREAAQKADIAREQAEQERAARKAEIEAQREVSQSQIAAEQATKLLEIEKERRLKEQEIEGERILDEQRISKEKSVEIAKQERAIAVAEKSKEQSLADQQANVARAEAVKAEEQVRTAQDVEVAERDKRIEIIEAQKVAERQATGIKVMADAEKAAAEDKAEALRLQAAAEAEAIRIKVEADREKYAVDAEGQRLMNEAFNSLNEAQIALKKVLSLHENLPNIIRESVKPMESIEGMKIISVEGLNGVDGRASSGILDGEAESKGQSLPEALVGSALKHRAMAPLVDSLLKEAGVGDLNKTTEIDS, encoded by the coding sequence ATGGAGAATCTAGAAGTGATAGGAAACCTACCGGTTATGGTATTTATTGCCGGGGCTGTACTAGTGGCCTTAATTGTTATTGGAACTATTTTTGCGCGCCTGTATACAAGAGCCTCAAAAGAACGCTCATTTGTGCGTACTGGTATGGGTGGTCAAAAAGTCATAATGAATGGAGGTGCATTGGTACTACCGGTTCTACATGAAATTATTCCTGTGAACATGAATACTTTGCGCCTGGCGGTTTCCCGTAAAGAGCATCAAGCGCTGATCACCAAGGATCGTATGCGTGTTGATGTACTTGCTGAATTTTATCTGCGGGTAAAACCGGATGTAGATGCGATAGCCAATGCTGCACAGACTTTGGGGCTGCGTACTTTAGACCCCGAAGCATTAAAAGAAATGATCGAGGGTAAATTTGTTGATGCGTTACGCTCTGTAGCAGCTGAAATGGAAATGGCCGAATTGCATGAGCAGCGCAGTCAGTTTGTACAAAAAGTTCAGCAGGTAGTTTCCGAAGATCTATTAAAAAATGGATTGGAACTCGAGGCTGTATCTTTGACCGGTTTGGATCAAACCCATAAAGAATTCTTCAATCAGGATAATGTGTTTGATGCTGAGGGCCTCGCCAGCATGACCCGCTCTATTGAGACGCGTCGTAAAGAGGTCAATGATGTCGAGCAGGAAACTATGGTACAGATCGAGAAGAAAAACCTCGAAGCTGAACGCCAAAAGTTAGAAATTGATAAGGAAAAACGTTACGCACACTTGGAGCAACAGCGCGAGCTGGAAAATCGTGAAGCTGCTCAGAAGGCGGATATCGCCCGTGAACAAGCAGAGCAGGAGCGCGCCGCACGCAAGGCTGAAATTGAAGCCCAGCGCGAGGTGAGCCAATCTCAAATTGCTGCGGAACAGGCAACTAAGTTACTGGAAATCGAGAAAGAGCGACGCTTGAAAGAGCAAGAGATTGAAGGTGAGCGTATTCTCGATGAGCAGCGTATTTCCAAAGAGAAATCAGTGGAAATTGCCAAGCAGGAACGTGCAATTGCTGTTGCAGAAAAGTCCAAAGAGCAATCTCTTGCGGACCAACAGGCCAACGTAGCTCGAGCTGAAGCCGTAAAAGCCGAAGAGCAAGTTCGCACGGCTCAGGATGTTGAAGTTGCTGAGCGTGATAAGCGCATTGAAATTATCGAAGCTCAAAAAGTAGCGGAGCGTCAGGCCACGGGTATTAAGGTAATGGCCGATGCAGAGAAAGCAGCTGCAGAGGATAAGGCTGAAGCATTGCGCTTGCAGGCTGCAGCTGAAGCTGAGGCTATTCGTATTAAAGTCGAAGCTGATCGTGAAAAATATGCGGTGGACGCTGAGGGGCAGCGCCTGATGAATGAGGCTTTTAATAGCCTTAATGAGGCCCAGATTGCACTTAAGAAGGTCCTCAGTCTGCACGAAAATCTGCCCAATATTATCCGTGAAAGCGTTAAGCCGATGGAAAGTATTGAGGGAATGAAAATTATCTCTGTTGAAGGCTTAAATGGTGTTGATGGTAGAGCAAGCAGCGGCATTTTAGATGGCGAGGCTGAATCCAAAGGACAAAGCTTGCCTGAGGCTCTGGTGGGTAGTGCTCTAAAACACCGAGCTATGGCGCCGCTGGTAGACTCGCTCTTAAAAGAAGCTGGAGTTGGCGACCTCAATAAGACTACTGAGATTGATAGTTAA
- a CDS encoding PspA/IM30 family protein: MSEGFIKRISRLISVSANAVVDSVEATAPESVMEQAIREVDDAIADVRDQLGKVEASKYLNSRALSDENARHKHLAEQIDIAINEGRDDLAEVAIAKQMDIEAQLPILEKAINENEIEIKELGSYILALQGKKREMREQLQEFIAANKKVSNRVTADEYGRDRKPKAQVEQATDAFNRAVGNIAISTFDSGIDASKLAELEEFARNNRVKERLAKIKSGG, translated from the coding sequence ATGAGTGAAGGGTTTATAAAGCGCATATCACGTTTAATCTCTGTGTCCGCCAATGCCGTCGTGGACTCGGTTGAAGCCACTGCACCAGAGTCAGTGATGGAGCAGGCAATTCGGGAGGTGGATGATGCAATTGCAGATGTGCGAGATCAGCTAGGGAAGGTGGAGGCATCCAAGTATCTAAACAGTAGAGCGTTAAGCGATGAAAATGCTCGTCATAAGCATTTAGCTGAACAAATTGATATTGCTATAAATGAAGGTCGTGATGATTTGGCTGAAGTCGCCATTGCCAAACAAATGGATATTGAGGCGCAACTTCCAATTTTAGAAAAAGCGATCAATGAAAATGAGATAGAAATAAAGGAACTAGGTTCCTATATTCTTGCCCTGCAAGGTAAGAAACGTGAAATGCGTGAGCAATTACAAGAATTTATTGCAGCCAATAAAAAGGTAAGCAATAGAGTTACTGCCGATGAATATGGCAGGGATAGAAAGCCAAAAGCCCAGGTAGAACAAGCTACCGATGCATTTAATCGAGCAGTAGGTAATATAGCTATATCGACATTTGACTCTGGGATAGATGCCAGCAAATTAGCAGAGCTTGAGGAGTTCGCGCGAAATAATCGTGTGAAAGAACGTTTAGCCAAGATTAAATCGGGGGGCTGA
- a CDS encoding chaperone modulator CbpM, translated as MPKKVEQLSGVLLDEESELTLSELCRACGVPAERIIALVEEGIIEPRSREVQWRFSGICVRRVRRVYSLERDLGVNLAGAALAIELLEEIERLQAHLARLEKVRKR; from the coding sequence ATGCCTAAAAAGGTTGAGCAGCTTAGCGGTGTTCTCCTGGATGAAGAGAGTGAGTTAACTTTGAGTGAACTGTGTCGGGCTTGTGGTGTGCCGGCGGAGCGCATTATTGCCTTGGTTGAGGAGGGAATTATTGAGCCGCGTAGCAGGGAAGTGCAGTGGCGCTTTAGCGGAATTTGTGTGCGCCGGGTGCGCCGGGTTTACAGCCTGGAGCGAGATCTGGGGGTAAATCTTGCCGGCGCTGCATTAGCGATAGAGCTGCTGGAAGAAATAGAGCGTCTTCAGGCGCATCTGGCACGGCTGGAGAAAGTTCGAAAACGCTAA